The Archangium primigenium genomic interval GCTCGGGATGCGTATGGTCGAGCACGGGCTCGTTGACCAGGGGCATGCGCTTGAACGCGCTCTGGATGCCCGCGGTGGCCAGGTGGTGCCGCAGCGCGGCGGGTCCGCACACCACGAGCGGACATGGAAGCTGCGAGAGCAATTGCGAGTCGACGAAGAGCGCCTTGGCGCGGGTCAGGTCTCGGATGCGATCCAACCCATCGATGACCAGAAGGACTTTCTTGTATTTGGCTTGGACCTCGCCAATGAGCACGTTGACGGCGCTCAACAGCTCCTGGACATGGCGGTCCTGATCCGGGAGCACCTTCTCGTTGCGGCCCAGCGGGAGGGTCCAGTTGCGCAGCCCGCTGACCACGCTCTTGATGGTCCGCGCTCCAATGGCCACGCCTTGCGCCTCCATCCCCAAGGCACCGGTGGCGGCCAAGGTGGCACCCAGGTCCAGCGCCTCCTTGGTGAACGTCCCCAGGTCCAATTGGGGGGCGGGAGCGCCCGCGGTGGCCGCCAGTGCCTGCCACGCCTTACCCAGGTTCCTCACCATTTCGGGGTCGAGTTCGGTGCCCAGACGCTCATGGAAGCGATGGACGAGCGTCAGTCCAGCCAGGAAGCAGACTTCCCAGGCATCGAGCCGTTCGAGCGCGCGCGGATCCTTGACCACTTCCGCGAAGTGCTGCGCCAGATCCATGAAGACGACCAGATCGGTCTCTTCCCGGGCCTCGGCGACGCGCAGCAACTCCGTGGTCTTGCCCGTGCCCACGGTTCCCATGAGGAGGAGCCGAGGCGTGCCGAAGGGCCGTGCCAGGGTCTCCAACATCGCCGTGGCCAGACTCCGGGTACGCGTGGCCCGCCATTCAGGAGGAGCGGGCAGCTCGGGGTCGAAACGCTCGTAGAGCTTCCGCCATAGGTCGCGGCGTGACATGGGAGTGCTTCTAACAGCCCCGTTCCAGGTACGCGAGCAGCCCCGGGAGGAAGGCCGTCATGCCCTTGTACGCGGCCATGTCCGGGGGCAGGGTGCGCACCACCCCCGCGAGCCGCCGCCGCCGCTCGGGGTCCTCCACCTCGGCGCCCACCGGGCCCACGTAGGTGTGGATGGTGAAGAGCACCGTGCCCGTCTCCGGCAGGGACGAGAGCGTCTGCCGCTCCAGCCGCATGAAGCACCGCGCGCCGGCGTTCTCGGCGGTGATGCCCTCGCGCAGGTGCAGCCACTCGCCGCGCGTCCATGGGGCCAGGTCCAACTGGTCCGTCGCCGAGATGCCCCAGTTGACGCGCGTGACGGGCCGCCCCGGCTTGAGCCCTTGCAAGAGCTTCGCGGTGCTCGGCCCCACCTTCGCGTTGAAGTCCGGCACCGGCGCGTGCACGTCCAACAGCGGCAGGCCCAGCTTGTCCTCCAGGCACCAACCCGCCGGGAAGCACAGGTGGCCCGCGATGAGCGGCAGGCCCTCGCGGGTGCCGTCCATCAGCGCCAGATCCT includes:
- a CDS encoding heme-dependent oxidative N-demethylase subunit alpha family protein codes for the protein MLPYFPFDQDVFALRLGVRALRADEPLIEVDAPHYPGELALKARLLAEPRLRFGALPGSEAAQWEAVRLVLPLMAREHPHHFALETCPDGTWHWTNHLLGTEARFTPGDAGGLPHAPLDWLGRQVQEDLALMDGTREGLPLIAGHLCFPAGWCLEDKLGLPLLDVHAPVPDFNAKVGPSTAKLLQGLKPGRPVTRVNWGISATDQLDLAPWTRGEWLHLREGITAENAGARCFMRLERQTLSSLPETGTVLFTIHTYVGPVGAEVEDPERRRRLAGVVRTLPPDMAAYKGMTAFLPGLLAYLERGC